ctgGTGGAGAGGACGTCACctgctgccgttgtaataacagtactgcTAACAGTAAGAACGAATGCAGCGCGAACCGGGTGCGAGACTTGCGCGACACAAGCAAACTGAAGcatagtttttcgcttctgttctatttttctgcttgtcgcgcgtcatgatgacctgttcatacacagaaatatgctctaaaatgctaggtatacatgctctgatttatatttcatccttatattaggcTACTGGGGGTGTGTACCTGGttccctcccagatattttataagcagctaaaacaaaatacaagccttttcgtttttgtattgtccttgcagaaaaaaaaccccaaaaaaactggaacctggggaaaaggcaaacttagtttcgctatcttattttgtggagggggtggggtaaatttgaaaatacaccacagaaagacgtagcctattgaatgatgtagaagtgaatgcactgagcagcggtttgttagctcgagtggaaggtagtttttaaccaaccattgctcagcctatttgacttctccgatgtcttcatttgccgtgctttcaaaaagggcttgttaataaataTCCacataatccacagagctttaaaaaatcagattatttagtggtcttgccgatgaaaatgcacctattttataaatgaagttgtaagcaagcctttattgcacttgtacttcaaagcttccggtgttcatggcgttgtggtgttcatatcccttcaagattaaactgttacgctttttgatgattagctgatttgACTAAATCTGAtactataaatgttttgacgtgaatgacaagacgacacgggaattcccaatggattatttattatgatgatcattacatattcttcataaaattggcacgcttgttaaccaagcaaataaattaatacagtttgagattgattattatgcaggctacgttgcgatttaagcttatggtaattcttgaaagcgtttactttctcacgcaTTTACATGAGTttacgaaatattaccaaattaacaaactgaaaaaggtctctcaccaagtattcacttaacccataatcaacagtcgtgaacaaacgtgaaatacacaatttaatcccactgcagactgcgagagctactaggaatatagagctttaagcaagcctttgcgcgacacaaacggaacctgTGTAGACACGCTATGCGCCgcgctgcttcgccgtgctgcttatgcgccgcttacgctacgcgtgcgttgggtgcccggcgtaaatgcctgtaatgcactTCCATTGTGATGTAACCAAGCTGACCGCACAATGGGGCTTCTGATGTACAGAAgattcagaaataaacaaacagctgaaaaaGCAGAAATAGGCATGCATTGCCTTCCATAGAAAGTGGAACGAGTGAATTCCAAAAACATGCACCCTCTACGCCATTTCCTGAAATTTCAGTGGTACTAAGGGGAACAATTCAAAGGGGCAAAAGAACCAAAGCCAAATAAACCCAGACATCCAGTTTTGAAAAACCAGAAACATTAGTGATCTCCACACGACAGCCAGGACCAGGACAGAGACAAGCACAACCGAGGCAGCCATTTCCAGCAGGCCATAGCCAAGTGACTGGGGcactggaaacaaaaaccaacagccACATTAGTTATTCATTACAAAGACACAGTACAGATGAATCTACTATAGAGGTGCCACTCGCCTTCATTGTCAGAGTAGGTGTCAGATACTGGGGGCTCCAAGTCCAGCAAGATCACTTTCTGACTAGAAACCACTATAGTTTCCCCAATGGAAACTTTTCTTTAGTAGCAATAGTCCTCCCTGAAAAGCCACAGTAGGAGTTAGTGCCCACGTCACACTGCCTTAGAAGCTGAAGCACAGGGCACCAGCATCTTCCATTAATCACTCACTCTGCCTGCTGCATCTCTGTTCACAGCGATCAGCAGCAGAAGGGTGGCACAGTGCTGTACTACAATGGATGAACACCTGTGAGGAAGTAGTCAAGGATTAAAATCCTGTTGCATGAAGCAGGAACAGTAAAGTAGCAGTCAGACAGTAGTTTCCTTCAGCAAGGAGGTAGCATCCACAAAAGTAAACATCTGGACAATGAACCGCTTGTAATGAGTTGGGTATTGGAGCCCAGAGGAGCCATCCACAGGAACCAAGGTGGTCAGGTACTGGTCACCATGGTAGGGACACCTGCAAAAGGACAGTGATCattttgttggggggggtggttggtggAAGAAGTGGCCAGGAAAAGTCAGTGCAAGTTACCCATTAACCAGAAGACTCTGGGGCAGGCTGAGGATGTGGCCCAGCAGTGTTCCAGAGTCAGGACAATGTTGGGATCAGTCCTCTCCAAGACACGCACCTCCACATACACAGGTTCCCGCAAAACCTGTGTCACAGGGTAGTCCACTTCACTGTAGTAGGAGCTGTACACATTTGCTAGAGACCATGGAGGGCAGGTTAACATGGCCCATGGAAcaagcattttaataaaaaaaaaaaaaaaaaaaaaaaaaaaaaaaccagcttaGCTTTCAGTGATCCTTTTGAGTCACATTGGCCATTAGCTAATCTGAGCTCCACACGGAGGGGTCCTGGAGCAGCTactggaaggggaggaggaacgGTCTTCCTCAGCCACCAGAGACACCACCTCACTACCAAGATACCGGCACTGGAAGGAAAGTCTAACACAAGTCAGTGATCAGGAACAGGAGAACCAAGTCAAAGACCCTTCACTTAAACACACTGTCCCTTGTGATGGAGCCCAAGAGTCCAATCCCCACTTCATATGAAGAGGACAACCTGTTCTCATACATAAAACTCTTCCTCCTGGAAGAGGAAGGAAATGGTTAGTGTTAAGTAGCAAGTCAACTCCCTTAACCCAACTCCCTGTTTTCGTCAGCCCCCATCTTAATCCACCCAGATTCTGCCCGCCAGTTCGTAGTAGAAGTGGACGCTTCTGAAACTGGTGCGGCGGCCGTCCTCTCCCAAAGGTCAGTGTCTGATGGTAAACTGTGCCTTCTTTTCTAGGAAATTTTTGCCCGCAGAATGTAACTACGATGTCGGGAACCGGGAGCTGTTGGCGATCAAGATAGCACTTGAGGAGTGGCGGCACTGGCTCGAGGGAGCAGAACAACCCTTCCTTGTCTGGACCGACCATAAGAGCCTGGCTTACCTCCAGTCGGCCAAAAGGTTAAACTTCTGCCAAGCTCATTGGGCACTTTTCTTTGGGCGTTTCACCATCTCTTATCGTCCCGGATCTAAGAACACCAAGCCAGACGCCCTATCCCGCCAGTTCTCCTAGGAAGAACGTCCTGCTGAACCCGAACCCATCCTGCCCTCAGCGTGTGTGGTCGCAGCGGTCACATGGGAGATCGAGGAGGCCATTAAGAGGGCTCAGCAGGACCAGCCCGACCCACGTCCTAATCCTAACAGCTGTATATTTGTGCCTGAGTCTGTTCGCTCCCAGGTCTTGCAGTGGGCCCATTCCTCACGCCTCGCCTGTCATCCGGGCATCCGACGCACCCTATCCCTCCTAAAGCGGAGCTTCTGGTGGGAATCCATGGAGGCGGATACCCGGGCCTTCGTCCTCACTTGCACCAACTGCGCCTGCAGCACATCTTCCCACCAAGCTCCTGCCAGCCTTCTCCGTCCCCTGCCCGTCCCGGGTCGACCATGGAGCCACATTGGGATGGTTTgcacagatgcttgtggtaccttctgTTGTTTGGGAAATGCTCCTgaggaggaactggacttgttaGTCCAATTtcttctgaggtcttggctgagttgcttaaattttcccatggtatcaagggcagtGGCTCTAAAAGGTAAGCCCTTAATTACAGCCACAGGTGCTAATTAACTCCTAATTGTGACAATTTGCTAATCAGAAGCTTCAAAAAAAGCCATTACCTCAATTTATGGAATATTCCAGACTtaaaagagacagtcaacttggtgtatgtaaacttttgaacCACAGGAATTCTGattgtgaattaaagctgaaatatcTGCCTCTAATCACTTGTTTTAAAAGTACCTCTGacgtgaacaaagtagatgtccTAATTTAATTGCCACATTTCATGTTGCCATTTCTTTTTGGCAAGttgtgaaattgagtttgaatatctttagcctaggtgtatgtaaacttttggcctcaatggtaaaggtcacaggttcaattcccctgtaggacactgccattgtacccttgatcaaagcatttaacctgcattgcttcagcatatatccagctggataattggatacaatgtaaatgcgaCACAAGTTGTGCAAGTCACTGTAGATGAGTCTAAAGCCtgacacccaccgcacgcgtagcagCCGCAAGCGCACGACGTGCGTAagtgaagcgtagttgaagtactgttattacaacggcagctgGTGGAGAGGACGTCACctgctgccgttgtaataacagtactgcTAACAGTAAGAACGAATGCAGCGCGAACCGGGTGCGAGACTTGCGCGACACAAGCAAACTGAAGcatagtttttcgcttctgttctatttttctgcttgtcgcgcgtcatgatgacctgttcatacacagaaatatgctctaaaatgctaggtatacatgctctgatttatatttcatccttatattaggcTACTGGGGGTGTGTACCTGGttccctcccagatattttataagcagctaaaacaaaatacaagccttttcgtttttgtattgtccttgcagaaaaaaaacccacaaaaaactggaacctggggaaaaggcaaacttagtttcgctatcttattttgtggagggggtggggtaaatttgaaaatacaccacagaaagacgtagcctattgaatgatgtagaagtgaatgcactgagcagcggtttgttagctcgagtggaaggtagtttttaaccaaccattgctcagcctatttgacttctccgatgtcttcatttgccgtgctttcaaaaagggcttgttaataaataTCCacataatccacagagctttaaaaaatcagattatttagtggtcttgccgatgaaaatgcacctattttataaatgaagttgtaagcaagcctttattgcacttgtacttcaaagcttccggtgttcatggcgttgtggtgttcatatcccttcaagattaaactgttacgctttttgatgattagctgatttgACTAAATCTGAtactataaatgttttgacgtgaatgacaagacgacacgggaattcccaatggattatttattatgatgatcattacatattcttcataaaattggcacgcttgttaaccaagcaaataaattaatacagtttgagattgattattatgcaggctacgttgcgatttaagcttatggtaattcttgaaagcgtttactttctcacgcaTTTACATGAGTttacgaaatattaccaaattaacaaactgaaaaaggtctctcaccaagtattcacttaacccataatcaacagtcgtgaacaaacgtgaaatacacaatttaatcccactgcagactgcgagagctactaggaatatagagctttaagcaagcctttgcgcgacacaaacggaaNNNNNNNNNNNNNNNNNNNNNNNNNNNNNNNNNNNNNNNNNNNNNNNNNNNNNNNNNNNNNNNNNNNNNNNNNNNNNNNNNNNNNNNNNNNNNNNNNNNNaaaaacaataaactaaaacaacaaagacaaataaatgaaattatacgtTTGCTTTTCAGCTTCCTTTGTGGTACGTGCTCTCTCACTGTCGTAGGGGATCGTCAGTCTCAGACGCCTACTGTGGAGAGTCCCGGACTGATTCGTAACATCATCCAGTCCTCTAATTGCCTTGAATTCCTCCCACCAACCGAGTCCTGCCACATAAATCAATATgaaattttaagtaaaaaaatcaTGGAACTATTTAAATTAGTCCATAAGTGCCGAAagcaacacacaccaacatttTTTCAGAAGCTGTAAAttctagtaataataataatgttctgatgttgatgatgatgacagtAATAGTGATGTAGTAGTGATGCACAAAGAACGTATGTCACTTAATTTGATTAAGGAAGATGAGGCACCTCTGGAAACCCAATGTAAGGCAGGCTgccagagagtgagggaaaaagCTCTTAATGATGGCACAAGACAGGAGGTCTAAGCAGAGGTTCTCAAGTGTCTCAGATGCTAATGCAATTTGGGCAGTATGAAACCTTAAAGGATATGAGGAGGCGAGCCAAGGAAATGGGCAAAACTGAAATACATCTATACaactacagttgaggccaaaagtttacatacacctaggctaaagacattcaaacccaatttttcacaactccacacatttcatgttaccacaCATTTCCTGTATTAAGTCAAGTACGGTatccattttatttccataagaggtcatttcaaaataatattacattacattacattacattcatttggcagacgcttttatccaaagcgacgtacaaaagtgaattttcatgatcgtagactactgctgaacacgggttcagtaaggtacaattacttattttgaacacctatttctagccgagaacaatgaacactatcctggtctaacatctgcaaagccaaactaggcagaagaataagctacagtattaggacgaatacaatttaccaagaagtgcagggatggggcaacatgtaacaagtgacaggaaaaaggtttttttttttatatatacagcgtggtggtggttattctaggtatagtctgaagagatgagtcttcaggccacggcggaagatggatagtgagggggaggttcggagagggacggggagttcgttccaccactggggagctagggtggagaagctctgtgacccctttgggcgggtgggaggggttgcaagacgccctgctgccgcagagcggagtggtcgagcaggcacatagaattgagtcatgtcctgcaagtagatgggggctgtcctgttggcggcagtgtaggcaagggtcagggctttgaatcggatcctggcagcgaccggtagccagtgaagtgatcgcagcagaggagtaacgtgggagaatttggggaggttgtagatgagtcgggcagcggcattctgaatcatctgtagtggctgtatggcacaagctggcaggtttgcaaggagagagttgcagtaatcaaggcgagaggtcaccgtagcctggacgagcagctgggtggagtgcgtcgtcaggtatggtcgaatcctcctgatgttgtataggaggaatctgcaggaccgtgatgttgccttgatgtgctccttgaggtccagttggtcatccaggaccacccccaagctcttggcagagtgagaggcagtcactgtggtgccatcaaccgtgattgagagttcacgaagcaaggaggtcttgtacgg
The nucleotide sequence above comes from Anguilla rostrata isolate EN2019 chromosome 7, ASM1855537v3, whole genome shotgun sequence. Encoded proteins:
- the LOC135259576 gene encoding LOW QUALITY PROTEIN: zona pellucida sperm-binding protein 4-like (The sequence of the model RefSeq protein was modified relative to this genomic sequence to represent the inferred CDS: inserted 1 base in 1 codon; deleted 1 base in 1 codon), yielding MYENRLSSSYEVGIGLLGSITRDSVFKLSFQCRYLGSEVVSLVAEEDRSSSPPVAAPGPLRVELRLANGQCDSKGSLKAKSLANVYSSYYSEVDYPVTQVLREPVYVEVRVLERTDPNIVLTLEHCWATSXSLPQSLLVNGCPYHGDQYLTTLVPVDGSSGLQYPTHYKRFIVQMFTFVDATSLLKETTV